From Salinicoccus roseus, one genomic window encodes:
- a CDS encoding S-ribosylhomocysteine lyase — MPKMNVESFNLDHTKVDAPYIRLAGKSEGEHGDVIYKYDIRFCQPNKEHMEMPGLHSLEHLMAENIRNHHDKVVDLSPMGCQTGFYLAVLNDDDFDHIREVVEKTLDDVLEADEVPACNEVQCGWAASHSLEGAKEIARNMLAKKDGWDVVFAK, encoded by the coding sequence ATGCCGAAAATGAATGTCGAAAGCTTCAACCTCGACCATACGAAAGTCGATGCGCCCTACATCCGCCTCGCCGGAAAGAGTGAAGGTGAGCATGGGGACGTCATCTACAAATACGACATAAGGTTCTGCCAGCCGAACAAGGAGCATATGGAAATGCCGGGGCTGCACTCACTCGAGCACCTGATGGCAGAAAACATCAGGAACCATCATGACAAGGTCGTCGATCTGAGCCCGATGGGCTGCCAGACCGGCTTCTACCTTGCCGTGCTGAACGATGATGACTTCGACCATATCCGGGAAGTGGTGGAAAAGACACTCGATGATGTGCTCGAAGCAGATGAAGTCCCTGCATGCAATGAAGTGCAGTGCGGCTGGGCAGCGAGCCACAGCCTGGAAGGCGCCAAGGAGATTGCCCGGAATATGCTCGCCAAAAAAGACGGCTGGGATGTCGTATTCGCCAAATAG
- the rnhC gene encoding ribonuclease HIII — protein sequence MLPSDIASLSKVSALYVIINLLYLSTSGYTSICIRKNIKERVNMNYDQLNTIGSDEAGVGDYFGPMTVCAAHVPADKVALLKELGVKDSKNLSNGTVDKLARDIIHIIPYSLVILDNPSYNEKIDAGWNIVKLKAVLHDHCIRNVYEKLDDGAQQDVQAIVIDQFTTENAYRKYVPDPFRPELIHQETKAESKSIAVACASILARSKYLEQMENLNRNLKTTVPRGASGKTDAFAAKIADRHGMDYLDNMTKKHFKSRQKVMDLLRKKGSM from the coding sequence ATTCTGCCATCTGACATTGCCTCCCTATCAAAAGTTTCAGCTCTTTATGTTATCATTAATTTATTATACTTATCCACCAGTGGTTATACAAGTATATGCATACGAAAAAACATAAAGGAACGGGTAAATATGAACTATGATCAACTGAATACTATAGGCAGTGACGAGGCCGGTGTCGGCGACTACTTCGGCCCGATGACGGTATGTGCGGCCCACGTCCCCGCGGATAAAGTGGCCCTCCTGAAGGAACTTGGGGTGAAGGACTCCAAAAACCTCTCGAACGGGACGGTCGATAAACTGGCCCGTGACATCATCCATATCATCCCCTACTCACTCGTCATACTCGACAATCCATCCTACAATGAAAAGATCGATGCAGGATGGAACATCGTCAAGCTGAAGGCGGTCCTGCACGACCACTGCATCCGCAATGTATATGAAAAGCTTGATGACGGGGCGCAGCAGGATGTCCAGGCAATCGTCATCGACCAGTTCACGACGGAGAATGCCTACAGGAAATATGTCCCCGATCCGTTCAGGCCGGAACTGATCCATCAGGAGACGAAGGCCGAGTCGAAATCGATCGCCGTCGCCTGTGCCAGCATACTTGCACGGAGCAAATATCTGGAGCAGATGGAAAATCTGAACCGCAATCTGAAAACCACGGTGCCGCGGGGCGCCAGCGGAAAGACGGATGCATTTGCAGCAAAGATCGCAGACCGTCATGGCATGGACTACCTCGATAATATGACGAAGAAGCATTTCAAATCGAGGCAGAAGGTGATGGACCTGCTCAGGAAGAAAGGCTCCATGTAG